In a genomic window of Amblyomma americanum isolate KBUSLIRL-KWMA chromosome 4, ASM5285725v1, whole genome shotgun sequence:
- the LOC144129602 gene encoding prolyl 4-hydroxylase subunit alpha-1-like — MASALRRHVEPCEATWHRAASVMPFLKLHTDYSLSYRNRPEEKPLLKLLRLSALDAISRVLLGSHCPQLLIEKANHLAWPTAEDLDGAAAGVCRLQKAYHISADQAAVTLRSPQLAELTSDDMISLAVHCALREPTLAIEWADLGEAERRYAYFFEHYLEELVTLSATAVSKTWWGVVGYPPETSAMWPYRDAVIGFARSSFTSDSSFGKLCHSSRERDARPTSSLRCWMSSGKHGAASLAPFAVEELSSLEPRVWLIHDFLNAAECAALRQLPEALVAAEVIVSNEQGEVQESRTAALGWLEKNANTANVYHRAEMATGLSMESAEKLQLLNYGVGGHYMQHMDPVDSWLVPFNGDRLATLLVYLSDVAEGGATAFPLVGLSITPRRGSALFWFNLKENATGHWQQDESTQHGSCPVLRGSKWIATIWIHERAQAPDFNYTLP, encoded by the coding sequence ATGGCCAGTGCCCTGCGTCGCCACGTGGAGCCCTGCGAAGCCACCTGGCACCGAGCCGCCTCCGTAATGCCTTTCCTCAAGCTCCACACCGATTATTCACTAAGCTACAGAAATCGCCCTGAAGAAAAGCCGCTGCTGAAGTTGCTAAGACTCTCTGCACTGGACGCCATTTCCCGTGTGCTACTCGGCTCTCACTGCCCCCAACTGCTAATCGAAAAAGCCAACCACCTGGCCTGGCCTACAGCAGAAGACCTTGACGGGGCTGCAGCGGGCGTCTGCAGGCTCCAGAAGGCGTACCACATCAGTGCAGATCAAGCCGCTGTGACGCTGCGCTCTCCCCAACTAGCCGAACTGACGTCGGACGACATGATCTCGTTGGCCGTCCATTGCGCACTTAGGGAGCCTACACTGGCCATCGAATGGGCGGATCTAGGCGAGGCGGAGAGGCGATACGCGTACTTCTTCGAGCACTATCTGGAGGAGCTGGTGACGTTGTCAGCGACGGCGGTATCCAAGACATGGTGGGGAGTTGTCGGATATCCTCCGGAGACGTCCGCAATGTGGCCGTACCGAGACGCCGTGATAGGCTTCGCGCGCTCTAGCTTCACCAGTGACTCCAGCTTCGGTAAGCTGTGTCACTCCAGCCGGGAGCGCGATGCGAGGCCCACCAGCTCCCTGCGGTGCTGGATGTCAAGCGGCAAGCATGGGGCTGCATCGCTGGCTCCATTCGCCGTGGAGGAGCTTTCTTCGTTAGAGCCTCGGGTGTGGCTCATTCACGACTTTCTAAACGCTGCCGAGTGCGCTGCTCTTCGCCAGTTGCCCGAAGCACTAGTAGCAGCCGAGGTGATAGTGTCCAACGAACAAGGCGAGGTGCAAGAGTCCAGGACCGCTGCGCTCGGCTGGCTGGAAAAAAACGCCAACACCGCCAACGTGTACCACCGCGCTGAGATGGCGACTGGGCTCTCGATGGAGTCGGCAGAAAAGCTCCAATTGCTGAACTATGGAGTCGGCGGACACTACATGCAGCACATGGATCCCGTGGACAGCTGGTTGGTGCCCTTTAATGGCGATCGGCTGGCAACACTGCTGGTGTACCTCAGTGACGTAGCAGAGGGCGGGGCCACTGCGTTTCCTTTGGTCGGACTGTCAATCACTCCTCGCCGTGGATCCGCGCTCTTCTGGTTCAACCTAAAGGAAAATGCGACAGGGCATTGGCAGCAAGACGAGAGCACTCAGCACGGCTCGTGCCCTGTGCTGCGGGGTTCCAAGTGGATCGCCACCATCTGGATCCACGAGCGGGCCCAGGCTCCGGACTTCAATTACACGCTTCCGTGA